In Nocardioides sp. W7, the genomic stretch CCACTCGGTCCGGATCCGGCACCTGGACCCCGCCCCGGACGGCACCATCGACGTGATCACCGAGCGCGGCCGGGAGCCGCTCCCGGCGTACCTCGCCGAGAACGACATCGTCGTCAACTGCACCCTCCAGGACCCGCTCCAGCCACTGACCTACCTGACCGAGGCCGACCTGCCGGCCTTCGCACGGGGCAGCGTCATCGTCGACGTGTCGTGCGACGAGGCGATGGGCTTCAGCTGGGCCCGACCGACCAGCTTCGACGCGCCGACGTTCGAGGTGGGCGACCACGTCACCTACTACGCCGTCGACCACAGCCCGTCGTACCTGTGGAGCTCCGCGACCTGGGACAACAGCCATGCCCTGCTGCCGTTCCTGCGCACGGTGCTGTCCGGTCCGTCGGCGTGGGACGAGGACGAGACGATCCGCCGGGCCATCGAGGTGCGCGACGGACATGTGGCCAACCCGGCGATCCTGGCCTTCCAGGGACGGGCGGAGGAGCACCCGCACGTGCTGGTGTGAGGATCAGCCGGGCCAGGCGTCGGCGAACAGCTGACGGGTCTCGCCGAGCAGCTCGGGGAGGGTCTTGGTGCGGCCGATGATCGGCATGAAGTTCTGGTCACCGGGCCAGCGCGGTACGACGTGCTGGTGCAGGTGCGCGGCGATGCCCGCGCCGGCGATGTGACCCTGGTTCATGCCGATGTTGAACCCGCCGGCCCCGGACACCGCACGGACCACCCGCATCGCCGTCCGGGTGAGGTCGGCGATCTCGCCGGCCTCCTCGTCGGTGGTCTCCGTGTAGTCGGCGACGTGGCGGTAGGGGCAGACCATCAGGTGCCCGGGCGCGTAGGGGTAGAGGTTCAGCACCACGAACGCCAGCGCGCCGCGGTGCACGACCAGACCG encodes the following:
- a CDS encoding HIT domain-containing protein — protein: MSQPDEPLHQDGIGDQDELDRLWTPHRMAYIRGENKPTDASSGECPFCRVPKLSDEDGLVVHRGALAFVVLNLYPYAPGHLMVCPYRHVADYTETTDEEAGEIADLTRTAMRVVRAVSGAGGFNIGMNQGHIAGAGIAAHLHQHVVPRWPGDQNFMPIIGRTKTLPELLGETRQLFADAWPG